In the Hordeum vulgare subsp. vulgare chromosome 7H, MorexV3_pseudomolecules_assembly, whole genome shotgun sequence genome, one interval contains:
- the LOC123409895 gene encoding U-box domain-containing protein 40: MGTARLRWRPFKSSSPASSASASSSPSSSFTATVDPPAEFLCPISGTLMADPVIVPPGQTIERACIQACAALAFYPPAVAGLPSSPLVLIPNVALRSAILNWCERLGLPHPSPLSLDTAGDIVRRLMPPRQEQRSQVNHGSAPQAQPQASSVRTRNRYSVDYSAGDGFVQEPRQAGGSLEEEVMAVLGADGASPAEQKATMASLRQATRESKEMRTQLCTPRLLAALRPMLLSADAGIQVNAAAAMVNLSLEAENKVRIVRSGAVSPLVDVLRVGHPEARDHAAGAIYSLAVEDENRAAIGVLGAIPPLLELFSSGGAGHRARREAGMALYHVSLAGMNRSKIARTPGVVRTLLATAEARDRGNDADAAALRKLSVMVLANLAGCPEGRAALMDGGAVAAIVGLMRSGSAAPGSAEEEYCISALYGMSRGSLRFRGLARAAGVEAALMPVAESDGGVGRDMARRTLRAMRGEDDEVALTASGILGREWDDASVVSEGMVSLRRPPHHRSNYAGPSGSNTTQF, encoded by the coding sequence ATGGGCACCGCCCGGCTGCGGTGGAGGCCGTTCAAGTCCTCCTCACCGGCTTCCTCCGCCTCCGCGTCTTCGTCGCCGTCCTCGTCGTTCACGGCCACTGTAGACCCGCCGGCGGAGTTCCTCTGCCCCATCTCCGGCACGCTCATGGCCGATCCCGTCATCGTGCCGCCGGGCCAGACCATCGAGCGCGCCTGCATCCAGGCCTGCGCCGCGCTCGCCTTCTACCCGCCCGCCGTCGCCGGCCTCCCGTCCTCCCCCCTCGTGCTCATCCCCAACGTCGCGCTCCGCTCCGCCATCCTCAACTGGTGCGAGCGCCTCGGGCTGCCCCACccttcccctctctccctcgaCACCGCCGGCGACATCGTCCGCCGCCTCATGCCGCCGCGCCAGGAGCAGAGGTCGCAGGTGAACCACGGGTCGGCCCCACAGGCACAGCCACAGGCCTCCTCCGTCCGGACAAGAAACCGCTACAGCGTCGACTACAGCGCCGGCGACGGCTTCGTGCAGGAGCCGAGGCAGGCCGGCGGCTCGCTGGAGGAGGAGGTCATGGCCGTGCTCGGCGCGGACGGCGCCAGCCCCGCGGAGCAGAAGGCGACGATGGCCTCTCTGCGGCAGGCGACGCGGGAGAGCAAAGAGATGCGGACGCAGCTCTGCACGCCGCGGCTGCTCGCCGCGCTCCGGCCGATGCTGCTATCCGCCGACGCCGGCATCCAGGTCAACGCGGCCGCGGCCATGGTAAACCTGTCGCTCGAGGCGGAGAACAAGGTACGGATCGTGCGGTCCGGAGCGGTGTCGCCGCTCGTCGACGTGCTCCGGGTCGGCCACCCGGAGGCGCGCGACCACGCCGCCGGCGCGATCTACAGCCTCGCCGTTGAGGACGAGAACCGCGCGGCCATCGGCGTGCTGGGCGCGATCCCGCCGCTGCTGGAGCTGTTCTCGAGCGGCGGGGCGGGCCACCGCGCGCGCCGGGAGGCCGGCATGGCGCTGTACCACGTCTCCCTCGCCGGGATGAACCGGTCCAAGATCGCGCGCACGCCGGGGGTGGTGCGGACGCTGCTGGCCACGGCGGAGGCGCGGGACCGCGGGAACGACGCGGACGCCGCGGCGCTGCGGAAGCTCTCCGTGATGGTGCTCGCGAACCTGGCCGGGTGCCCGGAAGGGAGGGCCGCGCTGATGGACGGCGGCGCGGTGGCCGCGATCGTGGGTCTCATGCGCAGCGGCTCGGCCGCGCCGGGCAGCGCGGAGGAGGAGTACTGCATATCGGCATTGTACGGGATGAGCCGGGGCAGCCTGAGGTTCCGCGGGCTGGCGCGCGCGGCCGGCGTCGAGGCGGCGCTGATGCCGGTGGCCGAGAGCGACGGCGGGGTCGGGCGCGACATGGCGCGGCGCACGCTCCGGGCGATGCGCGGGGAGGACGACGAGGTGGCGCTGACGGCGTCAGGGATACTCGGGAGGGAGTGGGACGACGCGAGCGTCGTGTCGGAGGGGATGGTGTCGCTCCGGCGGCCGCCGCACCACCGGAGCAACTACGCCGGGCCGTCCGGGTCAAACACGACCCAGTTCTGA
- the LOC123412052 gene encoding protein CREG1 has product MQPIHPDRVFCSSSLSSATGNGLQNVAVEQGSESHSRTTGQPSHTERIMRSPAGLAAALPLLLLALLLPAPAVAGRPLVAGNRKPAPSEAAATARWLAAQNTWGVLSTISSDLSGAPFGNVVSYSDGVPGESHGIPYFYLTTLDPTARDALEDERTSFTLSEFPLGTCGKVDPENPTCAKLTLTGKLKMVDHKSPEADLAKTALFSKHPEMEGWPKNHHFEIFKLEIENIFLIDWFGGPKPISPSQYLEYGRDQGSVMFL; this is encoded by the exons ATGCAGCCCATCCATCCTGATCGTGTATTCTGTTCGTCCTCCTTATCTTCTGCAACGGGAAACGGCCTACAAAACGTCGCCGTCGAGCAGGGCAGCGAGTCCCACTCCCGCACGACAGGACAACCGAGCCACACGGAGAGAATCATGCGTTCCCCTGCCGgcctcgccgccgccctccccctcctcctgctCGCGCTCCTGCTGCCGGCCCCCGCCGTCGCCGGCCGCCCCCTCGTCGCCGGCAACCGCAAGCCCGCCCCGTCCGAGGCCGCGGCCACCGCCAGGTGGCTCGCCGCGCAGAACACCTGGGGCGTCCTCAG CACAATATCAAGTGATCTAAGTGGCGCTCCGTTTGG CAATGTAGTTTCATATAGTGACGGGGTACCAGGTGAGAGCCATGGTATTCCGTACTTTTATCTGACTACTCTGGATCCCACTGCAAGAGATGCATTGGAGGATGAAAGGACGTCCTTTACCCTTAGTGAGTTCCCTCTTGGCACCTGTGGGAAGGTTGATCCTGAAAACCCAACATGTGCAAAACTTACTCTTACCGGAAAG TTGAAGATGGTTGACCATAAGTCACCTGAAGCGGATCTGGCCAAAACAGCGCTTTTCAGCAAACATCCTGAAATGGAGG GCTGGCCAAAGAACCATCACTTCGAGATCTTTAAACTGGAAATCGAAAACATATTCTTGATCGACTGGTTTGGGGGTCCTAAACCTATATCCCCTTCACAGTATCTTGAGTATGGAAG GGACCAGGGCTCAGTGATGTTCTTGTGA